The window AGGGCAACCGTAAACACACTCCCTTCCGGTCCTTCCCCCCCACCATTGAGCCAGGACGGCCCGACAGGCACCAATTCCACCACCAGTGCGGGCAGACCGGTCTCCAGACCCGTGATCGGCACATCAAAAGCGGTGCCTCCGAACCAGTTCCAGCCGACGTGCCAGCCCATCACACCCCAGACCGAATTCGAGCGCTGCACCCAAGCGCAGGCGAAAATCGAAAAGACGAAGGTCATGGCCAGCGGCAACAGGGGCTTCCCGGGCGAGAAGTGAAGGAAGGTGAAGGCCGCGGCCGTCAATATGTAGGCGGCAGGCGCATTCCAGCGCCGCATGATGGTCGAAAACAACCAGCCGCGAAAGGCGATCTCCTCGATGCTCGCTTGCAGGGTAAAGCCGGCGAGCAAGAGGACGATCCAGCCGAGCGCCGCCGGGCTGGCGAAGGCCGGAAACAGGTCAGCTACACGGTATCCGCCAGCGAATGCTATCGCAGCCACGATCCCGCCCATGAAGGCAATGCCCAGTGCGAGCCCGACCAGGAACTTCCTGAACGGTTGCTCTCCGCGAAGGCCGATACTTGCGAGGCTTCTCTTTTCGACCCAGCGCACCCAGGCGAAGATCGCCAGCCCCATGAAGATGAACGAAGCCAGGATTAGGAACAGCCCCATGGTCCCCTTCGGTGAACCTTTCGCGTCGGTGAAGCCGAGGCCTTCGAGCAGGAAATCGGTCGGCAGGAGGCTGATGGCCACCAGGAAAATGCAGATAAAGGGAGCAGCGATAATCGGCGGTATCCAGCCCTTGGCCGGCTCGTCGGAAAAGATCATCTGGGTCATGCCGCCTGAGCTACCTGCCCGCGGAGGATCACTATAGAACGATCGTGCGGAACAAGTCTGAACGAAGCCACTCTTTTGGCGTGAGGCCAACTGCCTTGCGGAATGTGCGGCCAAAATGGCTCTGATCCGCAAAGCCAGCGCCATGCGCAGCATCGGCCAGCGTCGCGCCTTCACGCAAGAGGCGCTTGGCGAGATCGATCCGCCGGTACTGCAGATAGCGATAGGGGCTGGTGCCAAGCAATGCCCGGAAATCACGCGAAAGCTGCCACCGGTCGCAGCCCGAAACCTGTTCAAGTTCCTCCAGTTGCACACCGTCAACGACGGCTGTGTCGAGAAATTCGCGCGCGCGCATCACGGCGGTTCGGTTGGCGATCCTGGCGGCTGTAACCTTGCCAGTCTCTTGGTTCATGGCTTCCGACAGATCGTAGAGCGCGTCTTCATAAGCTCCGGGATCCTCGACGCCTGCGCAGTCGATGACCATGTTGTAGGCTGCCGCGACCAAGGCAGGATTCGGCGAGACGCCATCAACGACAAATGGCAGTTCCGCACCTCCAAGCACTGCCTGGACATGAGTGGGGGGAACATAGGCCGCTCGATAGCTAAATCCGGCCTCATCATGGCAGTGCCCATCATGCAATTCGTCGGGATGGAGAACCAGCACCTGGCCCGGCAACGAATACCGTATCTCCCCGCGATAATTGAACGCCTGTACCCCAGCCATAGTCAC of the Qipengyuania gaetbuli genome contains:
- a CDS encoding CPBP family intramembrane glutamic endopeptidase is translated as MTQMIFSDEPAKGWIPPIIAAPFICIFLVAISLLPTDFLLEGLGFTDAKGSPKGTMGLFLILASFIFMGLAIFAWVRWVEKRSLASIGLRGEQPFRKFLVGLALGIAFMGGIVAAIAFAGGYRVADLFPAFASPAALGWIVLLLAGFTLQASIEEIAFRGWLFSTIMRRWNAPAAYILTAAAFTFLHFSPGKPLLPLAMTFVFSIFACAWVQRSNSVWGVMGWHVGWNWFGGTAFDVPITGLETGLPALVVELVPVGPSWLNGGGEGPEGSVFTVALLIVASLCMLLVTKQRERSAIDPPRSADQP
- a CDS encoding helix-turn-helix domain-containing protein, producing the protein MTSAACSSNPSHSAGSFGPIERAANRLVGAAFSPHRHDTYTIAVTMAGVQAFNYRGEIRYSLPGQVLVLHPDELHDGHCHDEAGFSYRAAYVPPTHVQAVLGGAELPFVVDGVSPNPALVAAAYNMVIDCAGVEDPGAYEDALYDLSEAMNQETGKVTAARIANRTAVMRAREFLDTAVVDGVQLEELEQVSGCDRWQLSRDFRALLGTSPYRYLQYRRIDLAKRLLREGATLADAAHGAGFADQSHFGRTFRKAVGLTPKEWLRSDLFRTIVL